In Vibrio crassostreae, one DNA window encodes the following:
- the gloA2 gene encoding SMU1112c/YaeR family gloxylase I-like metalloprotein has translation MLKGIHHAAIICSDYELSKRFYTEVLKLEIIAENYREARQSYKLDLALPNGAQIELFSFPNAPERPSFPEAQGLRHLAFCVDDVQHAKTYLEGQGIDVEPIRVDEFTRKSFTFFADPDGLPLELYQI, from the coding sequence ATGCTAAAGGGAATACACCACGCTGCAATAATCTGTTCAGACTACGAATTGTCGAAACGCTTTTATACGGAAGTTTTAAAACTTGAGATAATTGCCGAAAACTATCGTGAGGCTCGCCAGTCGTACAAGCTTGATTTAGCGCTACCTAATGGTGCTCAAATTGAGTTATTTAGCTTCCCTAACGCACCGGAAAGACCTAGCTTTCCTGAAGCTCAAGGGCTGAGACATTTGGCCTTTTGTGTTGATGACGTTCAACATGCCAAAACCTATTTGGAAGGACAAGGCATTGACGTCGAACCGATTCGAGTTGATGAGTTCACGAGGAAATCATTTACGTTTTTCGCAGACCCAGACGGCCTGCCGCTAGAACTTTATCAGATCTAA
- a CDS encoding LysR family transcriptional regulator, with protein MINPKLIALLPDLASFILVVNEGSFTAAAKHLGVTPSALSKLITRLEKALSVKLFERTTRTLIITQAGQLVYDQSVVMINAAQQAVELSTSDHTEPAGSITVAAPEAFLNSVLQPFVVPFLNQYPEIQLKLRAADGDIDILRQGIDIAFRLTDKPDESLVLKELGKTNLVLCASPYYLKAKGVPSHPTDLSEHDCLYLAETDKDHIWDFLKDDEFHTVPVSGRYAVNHSQMRLKGVKEGLGVGIFHDFVIQDALAEGSVVQVLEDWTIKSNYHGAIAMQFAQTKYMPARLRVFIDYAMEHLGDKLAGEIN; from the coding sequence ATGATTAATCCTAAGCTCATCGCCCTACTTCCTGATCTCGCCTCGTTCATCTTAGTGGTTAATGAAGGGAGCTTTACCGCTGCAGCAAAGCATCTAGGGGTGACACCCTCTGCGTTGAGTAAACTGATCACACGCTTAGAAAAAGCGCTCTCAGTGAAGCTGTTTGAACGCACGACTCGTACTTTGATCATCACACAAGCAGGCCAACTGGTTTATGACCAAAGCGTGGTCATGATTAACGCTGCACAGCAAGCGGTTGAGTTGTCGACCTCTGATCACACAGAACCAGCAGGCTCCATAACGGTAGCGGCGCCTGAAGCTTTCTTAAACTCAGTGCTACAGCCTTTTGTTGTTCCATTTTTAAATCAGTATCCAGAGATCCAACTCAAGTTAAGAGCGGCTGACGGCGACATCGACATATTGCGCCAAGGTATCGACATTGCGTTTCGCCTTACCGATAAGCCCGATGAAAGCTTGGTTTTGAAAGAGCTTGGAAAGACAAACCTCGTGTTATGTGCGAGCCCCTACTATCTGAAAGCCAAAGGAGTTCCAAGCCACCCAACAGACCTTTCTGAACATGACTGTTTATACCTTGCAGAGACAGACAAAGACCACATTTGGGACTTCCTTAAAGATGATGAATTTCACACGGTGCCCGTCAGTGGGCGGTACGCAGTTAACCACTCGCAAATGCGACTCAAAGGTGTGAAAGAAGGTCTAGGCGTCGGTATTTTCCATGACTTCGTGATTCAAGACGCGCTGGCTGAAGGTTCTGTTGTACAGGTATTAGAAGATTGGACCATCAAGAGTAATTACCATGGCGCCATCGCTATGCAGTTTGCACAAACCAAGTACATGCCCGCCCGCCTACGCGTGTTTATTGATTACGCGATGGAGCACTTAGGTGACAAGCTGGCAGGAGAAATAAACTAA
- a CDS encoding glycine C-acetyltransferase, which produces MSSAFYQQIQTQIEEVKEEGLYKSERIITSAQKAAVSISTGEEVLNFCANNYLGLANHPDLIEAAKDGMDQHGFGMASVRFICGTQDSHKELEQKLSTFLGKEDTILYTSCFDANAGLFETILGKEDAIISDALNHASIIDGVRLCKAMRFRYANNNMEELEQQLIAAKEAGARHTLIVTDGVFSMDGVVANLPAICDLADKYDALVMVDDSHAVGFMGENGAGTHEFHNVVDRIDIITGTLGKAMGGASGGYTSGKKEVIDWLRQRSRPYLFSNSVAPAIVSASIRVLDLLAESGDLRTQLWENSAHFRTRMEEAGFTMGGADHAIIPIMLGDAKVAAEFAERALEKGIYVVGFSFPVVPKGQARIRTQMSAAHSREQLDRAIDAFIQVGKDMGII; this is translated from the coding sequence ATGTCTTCTGCATTTTACCAACAGATTCAAACTCAAATCGAAGAAGTTAAAGAAGAAGGTCTTTACAAGTCTGAGCGCATTATCACTTCTGCTCAAAAAGCAGCGGTTTCTATCTCGACTGGTGAAGAAGTACTAAACTTTTGTGCAAACAACTACTTAGGCCTTGCTAACCACCCTGACCTTATCGAAGCTGCTAAAGACGGTATGGATCAACACGGTTTTGGTATGGCTTCTGTTCGTTTCATCTGTGGTACTCAAGACTCTCACAAAGAACTAGAGCAAAAGCTATCTACGTTCCTAGGTAAAGAAGACACAATCCTATACACATCTTGTTTTGATGCGAACGCTGGCCTATTCGAAACGATTCTAGGCAAAGAAGACGCAATCATTTCTGATGCTCTAAACCACGCATCTATCATCGATGGTGTTCGTCTGTGTAAAGCAATGCGCTTCCGTTACGCGAACAACAACATGGAAGAGCTAGAGCAGCAACTTATCGCAGCTAAAGAAGCTGGTGCTCGCCACACGCTAATCGTAACTGACGGCGTATTCTCAATGGACGGCGTAGTAGCTAACCTTCCTGCTATCTGTGACCTTGCAGACAAGTACGATGCACTAGTAATGGTTGATGATTCTCACGCTGTGGGCTTCATGGGTGAAAACGGCGCTGGTACTCACGAGTTCCACAACGTTGTTGATCGCATCGACATCATCACTGGTACGCTAGGTAAAGCAATGGGTGGCGCTTCAGGCGGTTACACGTCTGGTAAGAAAGAAGTGATCGACTGGCTACGTCAGCGTTCTCGTCCATACCTATTCTCTAACTCTGTTGCACCTGCAATCGTATCCGCGTCTATCCGTGTTCTAGATCTTCTAGCTGAGTCTGGTGACCTACGTACTCAACTATGGGAAAACTCTGCTCACTTCCGTACTCGCATGGAAGAAGCGGGCTTCACTATGGGCGGTGCTGATCACGCAATCATCCCAATCATGCTTGGCGATGCAAAAGTAGCGGCTGAATTCGCAGAGCGCGCTCTAGAGAAAGGTATCTACGTTGTAGGTTTCTCTTTCCCTGTAGTACCAAAAGGTCAAGCTCGTATCCGTACGCAAATGTCTGCAGCACACTCTCGTGAGCAACTAGACCGCGCAATCGATGCGTTCATCCAAGTTGGTAAAGACATGGGCATCATCTAA
- the tdh gene encoding L-threonine 3-dehydrogenase, protein MKIKALSKLKPEEGIWMTEVEKPEMGHNDLLIRIKKTAICGTDVHIYNWDEWSQNTIPVPMVVGHEYVGEVVGIGQEVRGFEIGDRVSGEGHITCGHCRNCRGGRTHLCRNTTGVGVNRTGAFSEFLVIPAFNAFKIPAEISDDLASIFDPFGNAVHTALSFDLVGEDVLITGAGPIGIMAAAVAKHVGARHVVITDVNEYRLDLAKKMGVTRAVNVMEEKLEDVMSDLGMTEGFDVGLEMSGNPSAFNSMLTNMNHGGKISLLGIPPSDMAVDWNQVIFKGLVIKGIYGREMFETWYKMASLIQSGLDLTPIITHHYKVDDFQKGFDMMRSGMSGKVILDWE, encoded by the coding sequence ATGAAAATTAAAGCACTTTCTAAACTTAAGCCTGAAGAAGGCATTTGGATGACCGAGGTTGAAAAACCTGAAATGGGTCATAATGATCTTCTTATCCGTATTAAGAAAACTGCAATTTGTGGTACAGACGTACATATCTACAACTGGGATGAGTGGTCACAAAACACAATTCCAGTACCTATGGTAGTAGGTCACGAATACGTGGGTGAAGTTGTTGGCATCGGCCAAGAAGTTCGTGGGTTTGAAATCGGCGACCGTGTATCTGGCGAAGGTCACATCACATGTGGTCACTGTCGTAACTGTCGTGGCGGCCGTACTCACCTTTGTCGTAACACAACAGGTGTTGGTGTAAACCGCACTGGTGCGTTCTCTGAGTTCCTTGTGATCCCTGCGTTCAACGCATTTAAAATCCCTGCAGAAATTTCTGATGATCTAGCATCAATCTTTGACCCGTTTGGTAACGCAGTACACACAGCGCTTTCTTTCGACCTAGTAGGCGAAGATGTGCTAATCACTGGTGCGGGCCCAATCGGTATTATGGCTGCAGCTGTTGCTAAGCACGTTGGTGCTCGTCACGTTGTAATTACTGACGTAAACGAATACCGCCTAGATCTTGCTAAGAAAATGGGTGTGACTCGCGCAGTAAACGTGATGGAAGAGAAGCTTGAAGACGTAATGTCTGATCTTGGCATGACTGAAGGCTTCGATGTAGGCCTAGAAATGTCTGGTAACCCATCTGCGTTCAACAGCATGCTGACTAACATGAACCACGGCGGTAAGATCTCTCTACTAGGTATTCCACCATCAGACATGGCAGTAGACTGGAACCAAGTAATCTTTAAAGGTTTGGTTATCAAAGGTATCTACGGTCGTGAGATGTTTGAAACTTGGTACAAGATGGCTTCTTTGATTCAGTCAGGTTTAGACCTAACGCCAATCATTACTCACCACTACAAAGTGGACGACTTCCAGAAAGGCTTCGACATGATGCGATCTGGTATGTCTGGTAAGGTAATTTTAGACTGGGAGTAG
- a CDS encoding phage integrase translates to MSVRNLKDGSTKPWICECYPNGRTGKRVRKKFATKGEAKAFELHTMREIDDKPWMGIKPDHRRMSELLDTWWSIHGHTLKSGKQARELIAKTIEGLGNPIAYHLKERDYLDYRAARIPYRGKNKSIEISPTTHNMELIYLKGMFKKLIKYNQWKYPNPLEAIETIKTSEKNLAYLTKPQIEEFLVNLKNCNRVITVSIPQLIVISKICLATGARISEALTLTRSQVSEFKLTYTETKGKRNRSVPISPALYQEILDIAVSNHEIFNTTYKDAWRYIKRALPGHVPSGQATHVLRHTFASHFMMNKGDILVLQRILGHTKIEQTMAYSHFAPEHLIQAVHLNPLEN, encoded by the coding sequence ATGTCTGTCCGCAATTTAAAAGATGGTTCTACCAAACCTTGGATCTGCGAATGTTACCCAAACGGGCGAACGGGGAAGCGTGTTCGTAAGAAATTTGCGACTAAAGGCGAAGCCAAGGCTTTTGAGCTTCACACAATGAGAGAAATTGACGATAAGCCATGGATGGGTATTAAACCGGATCACCGTAGAATGAGCGAGCTGTTAGACACTTGGTGGAGCATACACGGTCATACGTTGAAATCAGGTAAACAAGCTCGGGAGCTAATAGCCAAAACAATTGAAGGATTAGGTAACCCGATTGCCTATCACCTTAAAGAACGAGACTACTTAGACTATCGTGCAGCACGAATACCTTACCGTGGCAAAAATAAATCTATTGAGATTTCACCAACAACACATAACATGGAATTGATTTACCTAAAGGGGATGTTCAAGAAACTGATTAAGTACAATCAATGGAAATACCCCAATCCGCTTGAAGCTATCGAGACAATCAAAACCAGTGAGAAGAATCTGGCATATCTAACCAAGCCACAAATTGAAGAGTTCTTGGTTAACCTGAAGAATTGCAACCGAGTTATTACAGTCTCGATCCCACAACTTATTGTAATCTCTAAGATTTGCTTGGCCACCGGAGCTCGTATAAGTGAAGCTCTGACTCTTACCCGTTCACAGGTATCTGAATTCAAACTGACTTACACCGAGACAAAAGGTAAGAGAAATCGAAGTGTGCCCATCTCACCTGCTTTATATCAAGAGATCTTAGATATCGCAGTGAGCAACCATGAAATTTTCAACACTACTTACAAGGATGCCTGGCGCTACATTAAAAGGGCTCTACCTGGCCACGTTCCGAGTGGACAAGCGACGCATGTTTTACGGCATACTTTTGCTTCGCATTTTATGATGAACAAAGGGGATATTTTGGTGTTACAGCGTATTCTTGGACACACTAAAATTGAGCAGACAATGGCGTATTCCCATTTTGCACCAGAACATTTGATACAAGCTGTACACCTCAATCCATTAGAGAATTAA
- a CDS encoding phage repressor protein CI translates to MNNKQLKIDQISYLGGKDIIKKLIDITNSDRQQDVADVFGIPKSTIATWRQRNLTPFEIAVRTHLSTGVSLEWLLLDKGDPYPKTPTQKHINKKNESKTLFDIDCFSIDDGKLVGKGILAFDKALLDELGVINVMAIKDGTTTFLINKESHQAVSGTYLVDMDGLLSLNEIQRLPGKKLAISFNGSTLTVEEDEVRVVGRVALVMEKR, encoded by the coding sequence ATGAATAACAAGCAACTTAAAATAGACCAAATATCGTATTTGGGAGGGAAAGATATTATCAAGAAATTGATAGATATCACGAATTCAGACCGTCAACAGGATGTTGCAGACGTGTTTGGCATCCCAAAATCAACAATCGCGACTTGGCGACAACGAAATCTAACTCCATTCGAGATTGCAGTAAGAACTCATTTGAGCACAGGCGTCTCACTTGAATGGTTACTTCTCGATAAAGGCGACCCGTATCCTAAAACACCAACTCAAAAGCACATTAATAAGAAGAACGAATCGAAGACTCTCTTCGATATAGACTGCTTCTCTATTGATGACGGTAAATTGGTTGGGAAAGGGATACTTGCATTCGATAAAGCTCTCCTAGACGAGCTTGGCGTTATTAATGTGATGGCAATTAAAGATGGCACTACTACGTTCCTTATAAATAAAGAATCCCATCAAGCAGTAAGCGGTACGTACCTAGTAGATATGGATGGGCTGTTGTCTCTAAATGAAATTCAACGTTTACCAGGCAAAAAACTAGCTATCAGCTTTAACGGTTCGACTCTAACAGTCGAAGAAGATGAAGTAAGGGTTGTAGGTAGAGTTGCGTTAGTAATGGAAAAGCGTTAA
- a CDS encoding phage regulatory CII family protein, whose amino-acid sequence MNEIDSIGEFSSTKQGAFNEACCVFARSENMARLAEAIGMSPTMLRNKLNPEQPHVLSCVEAITLAKVSGNHTIVNSLLLGLGVVTAHIASDSTEDTFVQSALENSLYSGELSRMALEYAGNHRLTRTQKHKIIHTAHTSISIQVKLIRSLEKLNQGGCLLKAIEEAADANGLFASNINSEQ is encoded by the coding sequence ATGAACGAAATTGACTCAATAGGCGAATTTTCTAGCACAAAACAAGGGGCCTTTAATGAGGCGTGTTGCGTGTTCGCTAGGTCAGAGAATATGGCTAGGCTAGCAGAGGCCATAGGGATGAGTCCGACCATGCTGCGGAATAAACTTAATCCTGAGCAGCCTCATGTCCTGAGTTGTGTTGAAGCCATCACTCTCGCCAAAGTGAGTGGCAATCATACCATCGTAAACAGCTTGCTTCTTGGGTTGGGAGTGGTCACCGCTCATATAGCATCTGATAGCACGGAAGACACCTTTGTTCAAAGCGCATTAGAGAACTCGCTCTATTCGGGTGAATTGTCTCGAATGGCGTTGGAGTATGCAGGAAATCATCGCCTAACTCGCACTCAAAAACATAAGATTATTCATACCGCACACACCAGTATCAGCATTCAGGTAAAACTCATCAGGAGCCTGGAAAAACTGAATCAAGGTGGTTGTCTGCTTAAAGCCATAGAGGAGGCGGCAGACGCTAATGGTTTATTTGCTTCAAACATCAATTCGGAGCAATGA
- a CDS encoding replication initiation protein yields MTAHSEYAASSSISCLSRLLEEAPYLSRCSDNKTAMLIRPRNYAVRWPYMQVNRKDMQAWMVFDIDHDHRSVPNPYIWQDEGLPPPNLIVRNRTSNKAHLFYAIVPVCTSDQARSKPIQYLKAIYRALALRLEADLSYSGPVAKTPFHPWWQTTELHRSVYELNELADSLELERTRPWLRQDMDFSYSRNCTLFEHTRRYAYDIVDEEREKGSYTSFKRRVESFAHYKNTGTADKPPLKCSEVLAVVKSVSRWTWDKYCARSDCQRGVMRLDSGLSLQEKQRRAARRTHNLRRTKTTRRIIRTCQVLLRKNQELTIGLVARNADLCRQTVSRYVYLFEWVKSALSESRQNGPEHRGNYAVHQISAPITLYWAESELGKKKAVLESAFP; encoded by the coding sequence ATGACGGCTCATTCTGAATACGCTGCGTCTTCATCCATTTCGTGTTTGAGTCGGCTACTTGAGGAAGCGCCTTATTTGTCGAGGTGCAGTGACAATAAAACCGCGATGCTCATAAGACCTCGAAACTATGCGGTCAGATGGCCGTATATGCAGGTTAATCGTAAAGATATGCAGGCGTGGATGGTGTTTGACATCGATCATGACCATCGATCTGTCCCCAACCCCTATATTTGGCAAGATGAAGGCTTGCCACCCCCTAATCTAATCGTTCGAAACCGCACCAGTAATAAAGCCCACCTTTTTTACGCTATTGTGCCGGTTTGCACCAGCGATCAAGCACGATCCAAACCCATTCAGTACCTCAAAGCCATTTATCGCGCCTTAGCATTACGACTTGAGGCGGACTTGAGTTATTCAGGACCTGTTGCCAAAACGCCCTTTCATCCTTGGTGGCAGACAACTGAACTCCACCGCAGTGTCTATGAACTCAATGAGTTAGCGGATTCTCTTGAGCTGGAGAGAACGCGGCCATGGCTTCGTCAAGATATGGATTTCTCTTATTCACGAAACTGTACTTTGTTTGAACACACTCGCCGGTACGCGTATGACATTGTCGACGAAGAAAGAGAAAAGGGCAGTTATACGAGCTTTAAACGCCGTGTCGAGAGTTTCGCTCATTACAAAAATACCGGCACCGCGGATAAGCCGCCTCTGAAGTGCAGTGAGGTGTTGGCGGTGGTGAAAAGTGTTTCTCGTTGGACCTGGGATAAATATTGTGCTCGGTCAGACTGCCAACGAGGTGTGATGAGGTTGGATAGTGGATTAAGTCTGCAGGAAAAGCAGCGTAGAGCGGCCAGAAGAACCCATAACCTTCGTCGGACGAAGACCACTCGTCGAATTATCCGCACATGTCAGGTTCTGTTACGCAAAAATCAGGAGCTCACAATTGGGTTGGTGGCGCGTAATGCGGACCTGTGTCGCCAGACCGTCAGTCGTTACGTCTATTTGTTTGAATGGGTCAAGTCTGCTTTATCCGAAAGTCGGCAAAATGGGCCAGAGCATCGTGGTAATTATGCTGTTCATCAGATATCTGCCCCTATAACGTTATACTGGGCGGAGTCTGAATTAGGTAAGAAGAAGGCGGTGCTTGAGTCAGCTTTTCCTTGA
- a CDS encoding DUF2913 family protein: MSEHSYHQLLKSTFENTLLHLYFKVNIASHFVKEEQRNKIITDFLKPKIKQARYSLIKKKLKTVCLMKNKFGSIEKHLESVLSQYSAIESQNDVDKFYALLERFEKSGLETKLIEETPKQEMDVVYIDRAHIDNCFDNENRQIAPISLFIHTNELDRFTQCLVTQPYFTFELCQRSEELKNYHYQVHPIS, encoded by the coding sequence ATGTCAGAACATTCATACCATCAACTTCTTAAGTCGACCTTCGAAAACACTCTTCTTCACCTTTACTTCAAAGTAAACATTGCCAGTCACTTTGTTAAAGAAGAGCAACGAAACAAGATCATCACTGACTTCTTGAAGCCAAAAATCAAACAAGCTCGATATAGCCTTATCAAGAAAAAGCTTAAAACGGTTTGTTTGATGAAGAATAAGTTTGGCTCAATCGAAAAACACTTAGAAAGCGTTCTATCTCAATATTCAGCGATAGAAAGTCAAAACGACGTTGATAAATTTTATGCCTTGTTAGAACGCTTTGAGAAGAGCGGATTAGAAACAAAACTTATTGAAGAGACCCCTAAACAGGAAATGGACGTTGTTTATATCGACAGAGCACATATTGATAACTGCTTCGATAATGAAAACCGTCAGATTGCACCTATTTCGCTGTTTATACATACGAATGAATTAGACAGGTTCACTCAGTGTTTAGTGACCCAGCCTTATTTCACATTTGAGTTGTGCCAAAGAAGTGAAGAGTTGAAGAACTATCACTATCAAGTTCATCCAATTAGCTAA
- a CDS encoding ParA family protein, producing MKTKIISVANQKGGVGKTTTLVNLGAELARKRKVLVIDLDPQGNCSKTLTGQRDFKFEETVAALFDKPKVVSIVDLIQPAKLNGNSIENLYVVPADVQLSRVIETSLTKINRERILEKQLVRLGDTYDFILLDTPPNLSLTTLNAIQASDLILIPVDSGAFSLDGISSLLEAVSEIKEDEGNYLILRNEVDSRNTIINEFIDEELEVVQDKLLPVSVRRSEHVGQANAVSSPVRFYKSGSLVNNDYRKLAVFLLNLM from the coding sequence ATGAAGACTAAAATCATCAGCGTTGCGAACCAAAAAGGTGGCGTTGGAAAAACCACTACTCTTGTCAATTTAGGGGCTGAGCTTGCACGAAAACGAAAAGTGTTAGTGATTGACCTCGATCCTCAGGGTAACTGCTCTAAAACGTTAACAGGACAACGGGATTTTAAGTTTGAAGAGACGGTAGCTGCTTTATTTGATAAACCTAAAGTTGTGTCCATTGTCGATTTAATTCAACCTGCAAAGCTTAATGGGAATTCCATTGAAAACCTCTATGTTGTTCCCGCTGATGTTCAGTTGTCACGTGTCATCGAAACATCACTGACAAAGATTAATCGTGAACGAATTTTAGAGAAGCAATTGGTGAGGTTAGGTGATACTTACGATTTCATTCTTCTTGATACGCCACCAAACCTATCCCTAACGACTCTTAACGCAATCCAGGCCTCAGACCTTATTTTGATCCCTGTTGATTCTGGTGCCTTCTCATTAGACGGCATTAGTTCTTTACTCGAAGCTGTATCTGAAATTAAAGAAGACGAAGGTAATTACCTGATACTGAGGAATGAGGTCGACTCAAGAAACACTATCATTAATGAGTTCATTGATGAGGAATTGGAGGTAGTACAAGATAAATTGTTACCAGTATCTGTCCGCCGCTCTGAGCATGTCGGACAAGCTAATGCCGTTTCCTCTCCGGTGCGCTTTTATAAATCGGGCTCACTTGTGAATAACGATTACCGTAAACTCGCTGTGTTTCTTTTAAATTTAATGTAA
- a CDS encoding JAB domain-containing protein translates to MFYGTVNAASVYPREVVKASLAANASAVILYHNHPSGAPRSAYVKRNVIA, encoded by the coding sequence ATGTTCTACGGTACCGTTAATGCCGCTTCGGTCTATCCGCGTGAAGTCGTGAAAGCGTCGCTGGCCGCGAACGCGAGTGCGGTTATTCTCTATCATAACCACCCAAGTGGTGCGCCAAGAAGCGCATATGTAAAACGCAATGTAATTGCTTGA
- a CDS encoding IS4 family transposase, with protein sequence MFSVNAEQWATDTFSDAELGDLRRTKRLVKLTASLANHIGQSIVQSLESVADIEAAYRFSRNDAIDAQAIAEAGFNATVKAARTYSCLLALEDTTSLEFTHQTVRDEMGHTSSTKSSRGMQVHSVLLFAPQEKHVVGLIEQERWVRDINQYGQKSKRKTRAYETKESFKWERASRHMAQRLGGVLDNVISVCDREADIIEYLTYKTTHQQRFVVRSTHNRGIEQSTDSLYTFSSALKSAGNRVVEVKQRGGRKAREATCEVKYAPVTLKVPSNKEGEPISLYYVGCKELNHDKPLCWHILTSEPILNAKDAEQILDYYEKRWLIEEFHKAWKTGGTHVEDLRMQSKDNLEKMVVILAFIAVRVHQLRYVGLNRPEAEKQSCEKLLSPLAWKLLWSKQEKTKPPRQAPSIYWAYINLGKLAGWHDSKRNGRVGWERLWEGWFKLQIILEGYLLAKSLEM encoded by the coding sequence ATGTTTTCAGTCAATGCAGAACAATGGGCAACAGATACATTTTCGGACGCTGAGTTGGGAGACCTAAGGCGAACCAAGCGACTCGTTAAACTGACTGCATCCCTTGCTAACCATATCGGTCAGTCTATTGTGCAGTCTCTTGAATCAGTTGCAGATATTGAAGCAGCTTACCGCTTTAGTCGGAACGACGCCATTGACGCACAAGCTATTGCTGAGGCTGGATTTAATGCAACAGTTAAAGCTGCCCGCACCTATTCTTGTCTGCTCGCCTTAGAGGATACGACTTCTCTGGAGTTTACTCATCAGACCGTTAGAGATGAGATGGGACATACGAGCTCTACAAAGTCCTCTAGAGGGATGCAAGTCCACTCGGTCTTGCTGTTCGCTCCTCAAGAGAAACACGTGGTTGGTCTCATAGAACAAGAGCGCTGGGTAAGAGATATTAACCAGTATGGACAAAAATCCAAGCGGAAGACGCGCGCTTATGAGACGAAAGAAAGCTTCAAATGGGAGCGGGCATCAAGGCATATGGCACAGCGCCTTGGTGGTGTACTCGACAATGTGATTTCCGTTTGTGACCGAGAAGCAGATATCATCGAGTACCTTACATATAAGACTACTCATCAACAGCGCTTTGTTGTTCGTTCCACGCATAACCGAGGTATAGAGCAAAGTACAGACTCTCTTTATACGTTCAGCAGTGCTCTAAAGTCAGCTGGAAATAGAGTCGTCGAGGTGAAGCAGCGTGGTGGACGAAAGGCGCGTGAAGCTACCTGTGAAGTGAAGTATGCTCCGGTCACTCTCAAGGTACCTTCTAATAAAGAAGGGGAGCCTATTTCCTTATATTACGTTGGTTGCAAAGAGCTAAACCACGACAAGCCACTATGTTGGCACATACTGACATCTGAACCTATTCTCAATGCGAAAGATGCAGAACAAATCTTGGATTATTATGAAAAACGTTGGCTGATAGAAGAGTTCCACAAAGCATGGAAGACGGGAGGAACTCATGTGGAAGACCTTCGTATGCAAAGTAAAGACAACCTCGAAAAGATGGTCGTAATACTGGCTTTCATAGCGGTAAGAGTGCACCAACTACGATACGTTGGCTTAAATCGACCAGAAGCTGAGAAGCAAAGCTGTGAGAAGTTGTTAAGTCCTCTTGCGTGGAAATTACTATGGTCAAAGCAAGAAAAGACAAAGCCGCCTCGCCAAGCACCAAGTATCTACTGGGCGTATATTAATCTTGGAAAGCTTGCTGGTTGGCACGACTCTAAGCGAAATGGGCGAGTTGGCTGGGAAAGGCTCTGGGAAGGATGGTTCAAGTTGCAAATTATCCTTGAAGGCTACCTACTCGCCAAATCTCTTGAGATGTAA